TGTTCTCGCGCTTCCCCAAGGTGGCGCGCGACGTGGCGCGCAACCTGAAGAAGGAAGTGGAACTGGAGCTGGTCGGCGCTGAAACCGAGCTCGACCGCAACCTGGTCGAGGCCCTGGCCGACCCGCTGGTGCACCTGGTGCGCAACGCCATCGACCACGGCGTGGAAACCCCCGACCTGCGTGAAGCCCAGGGCAAGCCGCGCAGCGGCCACGTGCGGCTGTCGGCGCAGCAGGAAGGCGACTACGTCAGCATTGAAGTGCAGGACGACGGCGCCGGCATCGATCCCGAACGGCTGCGCCAGAAGGCGCGCGAAAAGGGCCTGATCGATCCGGAAGCGGCGGCCCGCCTGACCAGCGAGGAATGCCTGCACCTGGTGTTCCTGCCGGGCTTCTCGACCAAGCAGGAAGTCACCGACATTTCCGGCCGTGGCGTCGGCATGGACGTGGTGCAGTCGCGCATCCGCGAGCTCAGCGGCCAGATCCAGATCCAGTCCGAGCTGGGCCGTGGCAGCCGCTTCATGATCCGCGTCCCGCTCACCTTGGCGATCCTGCCCACCCTGCTGGTGCAGGCCGGCGAAGACGTCTATGCCCTGCCCCTGGCCCGCGTGATGGAAGTGCTGCACGCACCGAATACCTCGCTGGGCTGGTTCGACGGCCGCGCCGTGCTCGACCGCAAGTCGCACACGCTGCCGCTGGTGGACCTGCGCCATTGGCTGGCCGTCGCACCGGCCGCCTCGTCGCTGCTCACCATCGTGGTGCTGCAGGCCGGCGAAGCCCGCTTCGGGCTGGTGGTGGACCAGGTGCGGGGCCGCGAGGAAGTGGTGATCAAACCGCTGCCCAAGGCACTGCGCGGCCTGCGCGGCTACGCCGGTGCCACCCTGATCGGCGACGGCCGCATGTCGCTGATCCTGGACGTGGACGGCCTCCGCTGACGCCGGTAGAGCCGACCGTTGGTCGGCTGCTTTAACCCGCCAAAACTGTGACCGCCGCCCCACCGGATTCCTTCGGCATCTCAAGTCCCATTCACATACGCCGATAACGGACCCATGGACAGACTCAGCCTCATCGGACTTTTCCTCGCCCTGGCCTCACTGGTCGGCGGCAGCATCCTCAAGGGAGCCGGCCTGGCATCACTGTGGTCGCCGGCCGCCTTCGTGATCGTGATCGTCGGCACCATCGCCTCCATCCTGCTGCACACCTCGCCGGCGGTGTTCAAGCACGCCTTCAAGATTGTGCGCTGGGTCATCCTGCCGCCGAGCAGCGACCGCCACGAGCTGATCAAGCAGATCGTGGAATGGAGCAACATCGCCCGCCGCCAGGGCCTGCTCGGCCTGGAAGCCCAGGTGGACGCACAGAATGACCCGTTCCTGCGCAAGGGCCTGCAGCTTCTGGTGGACGGCGTGGAGCCGGAAACCATCCGCCACATGATGGAAATCGAACTGAGCAGCCAGGAGCACCAGGACCTTGCCGCGTCCAAGGTGTTCGAGGGCATGGGCATCTACGCCCCCACCCTGGGCATCATCGGCGCGGTGCTGGGCCTGATCGCGGTGATGAAGAACCTGGCCGACCCGAGCAAGCTCGGCCACGGCATCGCCGCGGCATTCACCGCCACCATCTACGGCATCGCCTCGGCCAACCTGCTGTTCCTGCCGGTGTCGGCCAAGCTGAAGAGCGTGATCCACCACAACAGCCGCGACCGCGAAATGATCATCGAAGGCCTGATCTCGATCGCGCAGGGCGAAAACCCGCGCAACATCGAAACCAACCTCTCCGGGTTCCTGCACTGACATGGCCCGTCGCAAGCATCACGAAGAGCATGCCAACCATGAGGCCTGGGCCATTCCCTATGCCGACCTCATGACGCTGCTGCTCGCCTTCTTCGTGGTGATGTACGCCATCTCCTCGCTCAATGAAGGCAAGTACCGGGTCATGGCCGATGCGCTGACCACCGCCTTCGGCGGCGCGCCGCGCACCATCAACCCGGTGCAGGTGGGCAACCAGCAGGTGCAGGGCGGCGGCTGGGACAGCCCGTCGGTGATCAAGGCCGGCAACCGCGTCGGCCCGGCCGCACCGGCCCCGTCCAACGACCCCACCCTGCTGCCGGCGATGGCCTCGCAGATGCGCATGCCGGTCTCGGTGCGCAACCAGGAACAGCTGCAGCGCGCCGAGCGCCAGCTCAACACCATCGCCGACAAGCTCACCGCCACGCTGGCACCGCTGATCGAGCGCGGCATGATCACCGTGCGCCGCACCGAGCTGTGGATCGAGGTGGAGATCAACAGCGACATCCTGTTCCCCACCGGCTCGGCCACGCTGGACGTGCACGCACGCGACACCCTGTCCAAGCTGGCCCAGGTGCTGCGCGAGGCGCCCAACGGCGTCCGCGTGGAAGGCCACACCGACAACATTCCGATCGCCACCCCGTTGTTCCCCTCCAACTGGGAACTCTCGGCCGGGCGCGCGGCCAGCGTGGTCCACCTGTTCGCCGACCAGGGCCTGCAGCCGTCGCGGCTGGCGATGGTCGGCTACGGTCAGTTCCGCCCGCGCGAAGACAATGCCAGCGCCGAAGGGCGCAACCGCAACCGGCGCGTGATGGTGATAATCCTGGCCGACACCGCCCAGGGCGTGGATCCGATCGGGCCGCAGTTGACCGCCGAATCGGACCCGGCCACGCCCGGCAAGACCCCCTCCGTAACCCCCATCGCACCGGTGCAGTTGCCACCGGTGCCGGCCGGCAGCCGTGTGGGCGCCGCCGTCTCCCCTGCAATGAAGGAGTGAACCGAATGCGCATCTGGGCAATCGCCAATCAGAAGGGCGGCGTGGGCAAGACCACCACGAGCCTGGCCCTGGGCCGTGGCCTGGCCACCCTGGGCCACCGTGTGCTGCTGATCGATCTTGATCCGCATTCGTCGCTGACCCGCGCCTTCGGCGTGCCGCTGGACCCGCCGCCGCAGGGCGTGCTGGAGCTGTTCGGCGCGCCGCCGGCCGAGCTGTCCTCGCTCAGCCGCCACAGCGATAT
This is a stretch of genomic DNA from Stenotrophomonas rhizophila. It encodes these proteins:
- a CDS encoding flagellar motor protein; the protein is MDRLSLIGLFLALASLVGGSILKGAGLASLWSPAAFVIVIVGTIASILLHTSPAVFKHAFKIVRWVILPPSSDRHELIKQIVEWSNIARRQGLLGLEAQVDAQNDPFLRKGLQLLVDGVEPETIRHMMEIELSSQEHQDLAASKVFEGMGIYAPTLGIIGAVLGLIAVMKNLADPSKLGHGIAAAFTATIYGIASANLLFLPVSAKLKSVIHHNSRDREMIIEGLISIAQGENPRNIETNLSGFLH
- a CDS encoding chemotaxis protein CheA; translation: MSAVPDDIAADFILEAQEILDRLGEQLVSLEQSPQDSDQLNAVFRGFHTLKGGAGFLGIQAMVELCHAAEETLGMARSGKATLQAHHFDAAQQSLDYLQSMLDSVSAGTEPGYAPPELIAQFDVNGPATPAAAAAPATGELISEDEFEALLDTLHGGAAPAAVARKADDGLIGEDEFEALLDQLHGGAVPGAKPAVAAAPPPRAPAAPPAKPAANKPVAEAEHTVRVDTKRLDAIVNLIGELVLSRNRLKTLRARLHDEELDRAVSTLDIATARLQSAVMRTRMQPVGKVFSRFPKVARDVARNLKKEVELELVGAETELDRNLVEALADPLVHLVRNAIDHGVETPDLREAQGKPRSGHVRLSAQQEGDYVSIEVQDDGAGIDPERLRQKAREKGLIDPEAAARLTSEECLHLVFLPGFSTKQEVTDISGRGVGMDVVQSRIRELSGQIQIQSELGRGSRFMIRVPLTLAILPTLLVQAGEDVYALPLARVMEVLHAPNTSLGWFDGRAVLDRKSHTLPLVDLRHWLAVAPAASSLLTIVVLQAGEARFGLVVDQVRGREEVVIKPLPKALRGLRGYAGATLIGDGRMSLILDVDGLR
- the motD gene encoding flagellar motor protein MotD codes for the protein MARRKHHEEHANHEAWAIPYADLMTLLLAFFVVMYAISSLNEGKYRVMADALTTAFGGAPRTINPVQVGNQQVQGGGWDSPSVIKAGNRVGPAAPAPSNDPTLLPAMASQMRMPVSVRNQEQLQRAERQLNTIADKLTATLAPLIERGMITVRRTELWIEVEINSDILFPTGSATLDVHARDTLSKLAQVLREAPNGVRVEGHTDNIPIATPLFPSNWELSAGRAASVVHLFADQGLQPSRLAMVGYGQFRPREDNASAEGRNRNRRVMVIILADTAQGVDPIGPQLTAESDPATPGKTPSVTPIAPVQLPPVPAGSRVGAAVSPAMKE